The DNA sequence CCGCCGATAAACTTCGTTGCGGAATGCACAACAATATCCGCGCCGAATTCGATCGGTTTGAGAAGGTAAGGTGATGCAAATGTGCTATCGATAATCAGCGGGATACCATTTTCATGCGCGATTTGGGCCACAGCCTCAATATCGACAATGTTGATGCCCGGATTGCCAAGGGCTTCTATATAGATGGCTTTTGTTTTTTTCGTGATGGCAGCCCGGAAATTTTCCAGCTCATCGGGATTCACAAACGTGGTTTTTAAACCAAGTCTGGCCAGCGTCGTCGAAAACAAATTATAGGTTCCACCATACAACGTATTCGCAGATACAATCTCATCGCCAGCGCCGGCAATATTTAAGATGGCATACGTGACAGCGGCCGATCCGGATGCTGTTGCAATCGCGGCAGCTCCGCCCTCCAGCGCTGCAATCCTCTTTTCCAGGACATCCGTCGTCGGATTCATCATCCGGGTATAGATATTGCCGGATTCCTCCAGGCTGAATAATTTAGCCGCATGATCCGTATCCTTAAATACATACGAAGTCGTCTGATAAATTGGTACTGCTCTGGAACCTGTTGTCGGATCAGGCACCTGACCGGCATGTACTTGCAGAGTATCAAATTTCCAGTTATTTTTGCTCATATTATTTCCCCTCTTAAATATCTTTAAATGTTTATATGTTCATATGTTTCTAGGTAATTATATTTATTTATCCTGAAACATTTCAGTACTTATATACCTTTCACCGGTATCCGGAAGAATGACCACAATCATTTTCCCTTCATTTTCTGGACGTTTGGCAACTTCCAGGGCGGCAAAAGCGGCTGCACCAGCGGAAATCCCGACCAGCATTCCCTCTTTTTTCACCAGTTCTCTTCCCGTCTGATACGCTTCCTGATCCGTCACCTGGAATATTTCATCAATGAGGTCAATGTTTAAAACTCCGGGAACAAACCCTGCTCCAATTCCTTGAAGGTTGTGGGGACCCGGCCTGCCCCCTGAGAGGACCGGAGAGCCTTGAGGTTCCACTGCGATCACCTTTAGTTCAGGTTTACGCACCTTCAGAACTTCTCCTATACCTGTAAGCGTGCCTCCTGTTCCAACTCCGGCAACCAGAATGTCTATTTTGCCATCTGTATCGGCCCAGATTTCCTCAGCCGTCGTCTCCCGATGAATTTGAGGGTTGGCCTGATTTTCAAACTGCTGGGGTATAAAGGATCCTGGGATTTCCCGGGCCAACTCCGCTGCTTTTTTAATTGAACCTGTCATCCCTTCCGAACCTGGCGTCAGGATGACTTCAGCACCGTAAGCCTGAAGCAGCTTCCGCCTCTCTACACTCATTGTTTCCGGCATGGTCAGGATCAGCCGGTACCCTTTGGCCGCTGCAACAAAAGCCAAGCCAATGCCGGTATTACCACTGGTCGGTTCAATAATCACCGAATCCTTTGTTATGAGGCCTTTTTTCTCGGCATCCAGAATCATATTCAAAGCAATCCTGTCCTTGATGCTACCACCAGGATTGAATGATTCAATCTTCGCAATTACCTCCGCATTGATTCCGGCAGAGATATGGTGAAGTCTTACCAGTGGCGTGCCGCCGATAAGTTCCGTCAAGCCGTTATAAATCTTTCCCATTTTATGTACCACCCGACAATATTTCTTTTTGATCTTAGGAACATCTTAACATAATTTTCGAAACATCTTAAATCCTTTTTTTGTCCTTTTTACCTTTTGGATAAAGAAACAAGACGACCGGTATCATAGACAAGATAATTTTTAGGCATAATGAACATATATTGAAACTGGATACATTTACCAATATAAAAAGAGGTGAACAGCATGTTCTTTTTCGGTTTTCCTTTGGGACTTCCCCTTTTCATTGGCGCATACAGGCCGAGATACCGTTACAGAACCTGGTGGTGGTAAAAGTCACTGCCCAAAACTATCAAGAAAGATGGCTGATTAGGTTTTCCAAATCAGGCGGAACAGGGGCCTGTATTTCAATTAACTTTCCGTCCACGGGATGGCAAAACGAGACGGATCTGGCATGCAAGGCCTGTCTGGGTATCAGGGAGGAGCGCTTCCCGTACATTCTGTCTCCGAGCACAGGATGGCCAAGTGAGGAGAGATGAACGCGAATCTGGTGCGTTCTTCCGGTTTCAAGGGTAAGCTCCAACAGAGAATAATTTTCAAAAGTCTTGATCGTATTGTAATGGGTAAGCGCACGCTCCCCCTGATCATGAACAGCCCGCCGGTTCGGCAGTGTTGGATGCGGTCCGATCGGTGCGTCAACAGAACCGGATGGCGGCTCAATTCTTCCCCGGACCACTGCGTAATATTTTCTTTTCAGCCTCCCATCCTGTAACTGTTTTTCCAGTTCAGACTGGGTTCGTGCATCTTTGGCAAATACCACACAGCCTGTAGTATCCCGATCCAGACGGTGTAAAGGACGAATGGTAATTGTCTCTCCATTTTCCCGAAAGTACTCCGCCAGATAGTTAGCCAGCGTTCCGCCGGTTGTTTGCCCTGCTGGATGCACCAACATGCCGGCTGGTTTATATAAAATAATAAGTGCCGGATCTTCAAACAAAATGTCAATCGGTCCCGGCTCAGGCTTAACCCCAAAGAACTGATCTTCCAAAACGAGAACATCCAAGATGTCCCCGCTTTTTATCTTTTTCTGAAGATAAGCATTTCTTTTATTGAGACGTACTCCGCCTGCTCTGGTCAGCTTTTGAATTTTTCTGCCGGAACATTGTACAATACTTTTCAAATACTGCTCGACAGTCAAGCCCTGATGTTCTTCGGCAATCCGAAATGTTTGAAATTTCTTCATAAGGTCCCTCTCTCATGTCTTTTGACCATGCTTTCTTTGACCGCGAGCTTAATGATGTCTAACAGGGAACCATAGTACCATGATACTGGTATCAGTTTATCTTTTGATTAATAATAATTCAATTAGATTCAGAACATCGATTAAATTCCGGAGCATCAATTGAATTATAAACGACAATTGAATTCGGGTATCGATTGATGTCTTGAATACTTGACAGTAGGACCGATCGAAATTAGAGATAGCAGATTCTGTCGGGAGAAGATGCAAATCCAATGTCCCTATGCTAAAATAAGTCATATTAAATCCACGTGATAAGGGGAGACGGAATTGCTTTATTTTGATAATGCCGCAACTTCCTGGCCGAAACCCGAGGTGGTCTACGAAACCCATGACCGGGTCCTGCGTCAGGGAGGGAGTGCCGGACGCGGTGTCAATCAATCTTCTCTGCGCGCCGGGCGGGAGCTTCTTCATACCAGAAAGGCTTTAAGCCGCTTGTTTGGCATCGCAAATACTGAGAGAATTGTTTTTACGCAGAATATCACCGAATCGCTCAATGTGGGACTCCATGGACTTCTTCAGACTGGGGATCATGTTCTGATCAGCTCCCTTGAACATAATGCCGTTGTCCGTCCGCTGGAATATCTCAAAAAGAGCGGAATTTCCTATACAATTGTTCCGTGCAGCCGGGAGGGTTTTTTGGATCCCGCTATCGTGGAATCTAATTTTCAGCCCAATACCCGCCTGCTTTGTTTTGCGCATGCTTCGAATGTGCTGGGTACGATTCTGCCGATCAAACAGCTCGGGCAAATCGCTAAAGCGCACCATTGCCTGTTTATGGTGGATGCGGCCCAAACTGCCGGCGTGATACCAATTGACGTGGAAGACCAGCACATCGATTTTTTAGCCTTTACCGGCCATAAGAGCCTGTCGGGACCTCAAGGGGTTGGCGGATACTATGCCAGGCCAGATCTTGTTTTAAATCCCCTGATTTATGGAGGGACAGGCCTTCATTCCCTGACCCTTGAACAACCGGATATCTGGCCGGAAGGGATGGAAAGCGGCACACGGAATATCCCGGGAATCGCGGCCCTCGGGGCTGCGGTAGAACTCATATTGCATGAGGGCCTCCCTAAGATCCGCAGCCATGAACTTCAACTGATGTCTATCCTGCTTGAAGGATTGGAACATATCCCGGAAATCCAAATTCTCGGGCCCCGTGACATCAATGCGAGAGTCGGCCTGGTGTCCTGTGTTTTCCGGAATCATACCCCTGACAGCGTGGCTCTGGAGCTGGACCGCCGCTTTGATATTGTTACCCGCTCGGGACTGCATTGCGCCCCCTTAGCCCATCAAACAGCCGGAACCATTGATCGCGGAGCATTGCGCATCAGTATCAATTATTCTCAAACAGAGTCGGATATAGCGGCGTTATTGGCTGCCTTAAATACCATATTGGGAGGTTCAATGTGACAAGTTCGGAAAATGTCGCCCTTGTTTTCAGTTCCGTTCATCAGACGCTTGAAGCAGAAGATCTTTTGAATTCAGGCAGCTGGCCTTTTGTCCTGATACCGGTCCCTCCCTCAATTAACCAGGGCTGCGGGCTCGCGATCCAGATCGCCTGCTCCGACCAGCAGGGCGTTGAAGCGTATTTGGAGCAGTATGACATTCTCCCACTCAAAGCTGTCCGTATGGATTGATGATTATTTTTTGCTTCAGGGGATCATGTTAAATTTTGGATTTAAGATGTATGGTTCTTGTCTTTGGGTATAAATAAATATTGGAGATTGAAAGGAGCATTTTTTATGGGTTACATATTGTTGGTTACAAGTAAAGGTTTCGGTAAAGGTGAAGAAATCCTAGGAGAAAAATTAATGTATTCCTATCTCTACAGTCTGAGCGAGGGAGACCATTTGCCCTCTCATATTTTATTCCTGCACGAGGGCGTCAAGCTGGTCACGGCAGATGCCCCAGTTCTGAACATTTTAAAGACTTTAGTCGATAAAGGGGTTACCATTTATGCCTGTGGCATCTGCCTGGACTTCTACAATCTGAAGGATCAGGTCAAGGTAGGTGAAATCGGCAACATGTATCTGAATATGGATATTATGGCCGAGGCTGAGAAAGTAATTACCCTTGGGTAACGTCCGTTCAGTTATGCCGCAGGAATATACTTTATAAGCAAAAATGACTTACGATATTACTTGCTTCACCCAGTTGGCAGCACGTTCCAACTCACCATGTTTCAGTGGTCCTTCAGAGTTTTTAACAAAATATCCTTCAGGAGGAGGAATTCAGATTTCCTCCTTTTTCTTTAGCCGCTCAGCAATTGATTTCGCAGCATAGCCAACGATCTTGACCTTGTTCAATCAAATATCTGTATCTTGTTACTCTTAAACGATTTTAATGATGATGACTGTGCGGTTGCGGATCTACTCCGCTAACCATTACTGTACGGTAGTCACAGCCGATATAGGTCTGCTTTCCGCCCGGCAGGTCTAATGTGCAGTCGGAAGAATCCTCCGTCCAGTCTTCGACAAGCGGTTCCAGCAGTTCGACGATCGTCTCCAGACCGTTTTCCTCTTCGTCAATAACCTCAATGGTCGCAAAACCATACGCCGAGGAATTATTACCATGAATCTCAAACGGGACCAGTTCGCAGTCCTCCGGCAAAAGCGCGAGCACCTTCTGGACATGTTTCTTTTTTAGGCCGCTTTCTGCAGGCACCATCCATGCCGCTGCATGATAGGTTGACAATGGGATAACCTCCTTACCCAGTAACAGCTTTTTCCAGATAATTATATTACTTAAGTGTCTTACAAGGCAAATTTTATTGATAGATGATTATAACACCTGGGTAAAATTTGAATTGACATAATTTTCAGATAATGATAATATTGACCCTAAGCATCTAATCGACAAAACAAAAGGAGCCGGGATTTTCATGTTATCTCAAGAAAGAATTGAAAAGCAATCTCAACTTAATCATGACACCATTCATACTTTTGAGGCCATTGTCGGGAAAAGCCGGCCTATCGTACAGGCCATTGATTTTGCCAGGAATATCAGCAAGTCTACATATAATGTTCTGCTGAATGGTGAAAGCGGGACAGGAAAAGAGATATTTGCTCAGGCAATTCATCATGATTATTGTCCTGAAGGGCCTTTTGTCGCCCTTAATTGTGCTTCTATACCCAGAAATTTAATTGAAAGTGAATTATTTGGCTATGAAGGGGGAGCTTTTACCGGAGCCAACAAAAACGGTCAGCCCGGTAAAATAGAGGCTGCCAATGGCGGAACTTTGTTTTTGGATGAAATCGGGGATATGCCTTTGGAAGTCCAGCCTGTATTATTACGTGTCCTCGAGGACAAAAGAGTCGTCAGGATTAACAGCAGCAAGTACACCACGGTAAACTTCAGACTTATCGCCGCAACTAACCAGAACCTGTTTCAAATGGTACAGGAAAAAACATTTCGAAGCGATCTATATTTCCGTTTATCCGTTTTAGCGATTGATATCCCCCCGCTGCGGGACAGAGGAAAGGATATTCTCCTGCTCGCGCATTATTTTTTGGATCAGATCAGTAAAGAAATACAATGTGAACCACCCAAATTAAGTTTTGAGGTCTATAAAGCGCTTGTGGAATATACCTGGCCCGGAAACATCAGGCAGTTAAAAAATGCGATGGTGTATGCGGTCTTTAAAGCCAAAAACGGCATACTGAATATTGGAGACCTTCCGAATGAAATCAAACACAGGCAAACCACCGTGAGTGTAACACAAAACAATGATCCGTTGCCTTTAAGGGATATACAAAAAGAAGCTATTATGCATGCTTTGTGTAAAAACAAAAACAAAGATGAAGCGGCCAGAGAGCTAGGCTTATCAAAATCAACATTGTACAGAAAAATCAAGGAGTATGGTCTTAAGTAAAATATACCAGGGCACGCAAACGCCCTAGTTATAGGGCTTCCGTTGGAAAACGGCAATAGGTTGAGAGCAAAAAAGCAGCCCGCATTCAGGGGGCTGCTTTTTTTGCTAAATAACTTTATTTGGCTGGCTTTTTCAGTATCTTCCGTAGGATTGCCAAATACCCTTCATATTACTCAACCGTCACTGATTTAGCCAGGTTCCTGGGCTTATCGACATCGTTCCCTCTGGCGACAGAAACATAGTAGGACAGAAGCTGCAGTGGAATCACCGTTAAGATCGGAGCAAGCTCATTGACGGTCTCCGGGATATAGAATATTTCATTAACCGACTTGTATAAATCGGTATTTCCTTCAAACGTAAACCCAATGACCTTGGCGTCCCTGGCCTTAACCTCGATCACATTCGAGACCGTTTTCTCGTACAGGTCTCTCTGGGTTGCGAGCGCGATGATCGGTGTATCCTCTGTAATCAGCGCGAGCGTGCCATGCTTTAACTCACCTGAAGCATAGGCTTCAGCGTGAATATACGAGATTTCTTTAAGTTTCAGAGAACCTTCCTGCGCAACTGCCCAGTCCAGGCCGCGCCCGATAAAGAATGCGCTGCTCACTTCTTCAAAGTACCTGGCTAGGGTCTTAATGCGTTCAGCTCCTTCTTTGAGGATAATCTCCGCTTTATCAGGAATTTTGCCAAGTTCGGAAATAATTTCGGTGATCCATTCCTTCGGCATGGTTCCTTTGGCCTGCGTAAGATAAAGTGCAAGCAGGATCATTCCTTCAATCTGAGTCGTATAAGCTTTCGTCGAGGCCACGGCAATTTCCGGTCCCGCCCAGGTGTGGATCACATCGTGTGCTTCCCTAGCCACGGAGCTGCCGACAACATTGGTGATTGCGATAACTCTGGCTCCCTTCTTTTTGGATTCGCGCAAAGCTGCCAGGGTGTCGGCCGTTTCTCCCGACTGGCTGATTACAACGACCAGGGTTTTATCATCAATCAAAGGCGCTCTGTACCGGAACTCTGAAGCGATATCGACTTCGACCGGTATTTTGGCCCAGTGTTCAATTAGCCCTTTGCCGATCAGTCCGGCATGATACGCAGTTCCGCAGGCAACAATTGCTACTTTATTGAATAAAGCAACCTCTTTCGGGGTAAGATCCACTTCCTGCAGCACAACATGGTCGTGGTTCAGTCTTCCGGCCAGCGTGTCCCGCAGGGCCTTCGGCTGTTCAAAAATCTCTTTTAGCATAAAGTGCTCGTAACCGCCTTTTTCGGCTGCCACAGCATCCCAAGTGACTTCAAAGACACTCTTTTCAATACATTCGCCTGTCGTAAAATCACAGAACTTCAAACCTTCGGCCGAGACGGTCACCATTTCCCCGTCTTCCATGATGTACGTCTTTCTCGTATATTTAAGTACAGCCGGGATATCGCTCGCGACAAAATATTCTCCGTCTCCAATACCGACGATCAACGGACTGTCTTTGCGGGCTGCAACCATAATATCGGGATTCTTATAGCTCAAAACGACGACTGCATAGGACCCTTCTACCTTGGCCAGCATTTTTTTGACTGCGTCCTGGAGATCCCCTTTATAAAAATGTTCGACCAGATGAGCCAGCACTTCCGTATCCGTTTCGGAACGGAAAAGATGTCCCTCCGCAGTCAGCCATTCTCTAAGCTCAAGATAATTCTCAATAATTCCGTTATGTACAACGGCAAAGTCTCCATGGCAGTCCATATGAGGGTGAGCATTCACATCAGACGGTCTGCCGTGCGTCGCCCACCGGGTATGGCCGATTCCGATTTTCGCATTGTAAGTGCGGTTGCTTAGCTTTTCCTCTAAATTGACAAGTTTCCCAACACTCTTGGTGATCCGGATCCCGCCTTCTTCCATGACTGCTATGCCCGAGGAATCATATCCCCTATATTCAAGCTTTCTTAGACCTTCAACCAAAATCGGAACAGCCGATTTCTCTCCAAAATATCCTACAATACCACACATGTTTTTTGTTCTCCTCGTTTCAAATTTAATAATTTTTTAGTTGTTGTCTCATTCATGACGTGTTCTATAACATTATATTTCCGTCAGCCATAAAAAATAGCCGTCAAGGACGGCTACAAATCTCTAACATACAAACATAAAGTGAGAGAAGATATAACAAGGCAAGACAAATCAAAACAAGTCAAGACCTGTTAATCCTGTTCGTGACTCCTTTCCCAACTGCTTCACAATCGGGCGTAGGAAAGTACGGACAACTAAAGGGATTCCGCAAAGAAAACCTTCTTCCTGTTTGATCCGCTCTTGTCCCGGAAATTGCTTTCCGGATTTGCAACGAAT is a window from the Dehalobacter sp. DCA genome containing:
- the cysK gene encoding cysteine synthase A is translated as MGKIYNGLTELIGGTPLVRLHHISAGINAEVIAKIESFNPGGSIKDRIALNMILDAEKKGLITKDSVIIEPTSGNTGIGLAFVAAAKGYRLILTMPETMSVERRKLLQAYGAEVILTPGSEGMTGSIKKAAELAREIPGSFIPQQFENQANPQIHRETTAEEIWADTDGKIDILVAGVGTGGTLTGIGEVLKVRKPELKVIAVEPQGSPVLSGGRPGPHNLQGIGAGFVPGVLNIDLIDEIFQVTDQEAYQTGRELVKKEGMLVGISAGAAAFAALEVAKRPENEGKMIVVILPDTGERYISTEMFQDK
- a CDS encoding RluA family pseudouridine synthase — protein: MKKFQTFRIAEEHQGLTVEQYLKSIVQCSGRKIQKLTRAGGVRLNKRNAYLQKKIKSGDILDVLVLEDQFFGVKPEPGPIDILFEDPALIILYKPAGMLVHPAGQTTGGTLANYLAEYFRENGETITIRPLHRLDRDTTGCVVFAKDARTQSELEKQLQDGRLKRKYYAVVRGRIEPPSGSVDAPIGPHPTLPNRRAVHDQGERALTHYNTIKTFENYSLLELTLETGRTHQIRVHLSSLGHPVLGDRMYGKRSSLIPRQALHARSVSFCHPVDGKLIEIQAPVPPDLENLISHLS
- a CDS encoding aminotransferase class V-fold PLP-dependent enzyme; this translates as MLYFDNAATSWPKPEVVYETHDRVLRQGGSAGRGVNQSSLRAGRELLHTRKALSRLFGIANTERIVFTQNITESLNVGLHGLLQTGDHVLISSLEHNAVVRPLEYLKKSGISYTIVPCSREGFLDPAIVESNFQPNTRLLCFAHASNVLGTILPIKQLGQIAKAHHCLFMVDAAQTAGVIPIDVEDQHIDFLAFTGHKSLSGPQGVGGYYARPDLVLNPLIYGGTGLHSLTLEQPDIWPEGMESGTRNIPGIAALGAAVELILHEGLPKIRSHELQLMSILLEGLEHIPEIQILGPRDINARVGLVSCVFRNHTPDSVALELDRRFDIVTRSGLHCAPLAHQTAGTIDRGALRISINYSQTESDIAALLAALNTILGGSM
- a CDS encoding DUF3343 domain-containing protein, with product MTSSENVALVFSSVHQTLEAEDLLNSGSWPFVLIPVPPSINQGCGLAIQIACSDQQGVEAYLEQYDILPLKAVRMD
- the yedF gene encoding sulfurtransferase-like selenium metabolism protein YedF, with the protein product MGYILLVTSKGFGKGEEILGEKLMYSYLYSLSEGDHLPSHILFLHEGVKLVTADAPVLNILKTLVDKGVTIYACGICLDFYNLKDQVKVGEIGNMYLNMDIMAEAEKVITLG
- a CDS encoding sigma-54 interaction domain-containing protein is translated as MLSQERIEKQSQLNHDTIHTFEAIVGKSRPIVQAIDFARNISKSTYNVLLNGESGTGKEIFAQAIHHDYCPEGPFVALNCASIPRNLIESELFGYEGGAFTGANKNGQPGKIEAANGGTLFLDEIGDMPLEVQPVLLRVLEDKRVVRINSSKYTTVNFRLIAATNQNLFQMVQEKTFRSDLYFRLSVLAIDIPPLRDRGKDILLLAHYFLDQISKEIQCEPPKLSFEVYKALVEYTWPGNIRQLKNAMVYAVFKAKNGILNIGDLPNEIKHRQTTVSVTQNNDPLPLRDIQKEAIMHALCKNKNKDEAARELGLSKSTLYRKIKEYGLK
- the glmS gene encoding glutamine--fructose-6-phosphate transaminase (isomerizing), coding for MCGIVGYFGEKSAVPILVEGLRKLEYRGYDSSGIAVMEEGGIRITKSVGKLVNLEEKLSNRTYNAKIGIGHTRWATHGRPSDVNAHPHMDCHGDFAVVHNGIIENYLELREWLTAEGHLFRSETDTEVLAHLVEHFYKGDLQDAVKKMLAKVEGSYAVVVLSYKNPDIMVAARKDSPLIVGIGDGEYFVASDIPAVLKYTRKTYIMEDGEMVTVSAEGLKFCDFTTGECIEKSVFEVTWDAVAAEKGGYEHFMLKEIFEQPKALRDTLAGRLNHDHVVLQEVDLTPKEVALFNKVAIVACGTAYHAGLIGKGLIEHWAKIPVEVDIASEFRYRAPLIDDKTLVVVISQSGETADTLAALRESKKKGARVIAITNVVGSSVAREAHDVIHTWAGPEIAVASTKAYTTQIEGMILLALYLTQAKGTMPKEWITEIISELGKIPDKAEIILKEGAERIKTLARYFEEVSSAFFIGRGLDWAVAQEGSLKLKEISYIHAEAYASGELKHGTLALITEDTPIIALATQRDLYEKTVSNVIEVKARDAKVIGFTFEGNTDLYKSVNEIFYIPETVNELAPILTVIPLQLLSYYVSVARGNDVDKPRNLAKSVTVE